In one Halorubrum sp. CBA1229 genomic region, the following are encoded:
- a CDS encoding aldehyde ferredoxin oxidoreductase family protein, whose amino-acid sequence MTEMGGYRDRVAQVDLGEGAVEYRGIDDEDAKKYIGARGLGVKYVFDAGPDVDPMGPDNRLAFMTGPLTGTQTVMSGRIALVTKSPLTGTVTDSHHGGWSGARLKWAGLDGILLDGESDDPVYLLVEDGEVEVRDASHLWGQGVHDTIDDLGEEVEGSVGKNLSVMAIGQGGENGVRYACVINEDDRASGRGGTGAVMGAKNVKAVVVKGGTDMPKPADSETFQEGYQQAMEVIRESDVTAPNEGGLSMYGTNVLMNATEEMDGLPTKNAQHTSTEAYSETDGIDVQAERVSGENVRENILVDEPTCHSCPVACKKEVEVDVTHKGEDLNVRMESYEYESAWALGPNSGHDDRDEIAVMLDRCNDLGIDTIEAGNMMAMAMEMSEEGKLEGVGHLDWGDSETMIDLLDEIGHRSSDLGDLLAEGPERVADAKDAHGNKLSVKGQTMAAYDPRCMKGMGIAYATSNRGACHLRGYTPAAEILGIPEKVDPYEWEGKGELTATFQDLHAVSDSFDICKFSAFAEGIEEYVLQYNGMTGRDLSEDELFEAGERVYNLERYFNNLAGFDGADDTLPNRFIEGHPDAIPGTGASEGELVELDEMKAEYYETRDWVDGVVPDEKLEELGIDIGPGTGVSAGDSAAPADD is encoded by the coding sequence ATGACTGAAATGGGCGGCTACAGAGACCGAGTTGCACAGGTCGATCTCGGCGAGGGAGCGGTCGAGTACCGCGGGATCGACGACGAGGACGCGAAAAAATACATCGGCGCGCGCGGCCTGGGCGTCAAGTACGTCTTCGACGCCGGCCCGGACGTGGACCCGATGGGACCGGACAACCGACTGGCGTTCATGACGGGCCCCCTCACGGGGACCCAGACCGTGATGAGCGGCCGCATCGCGCTGGTGACCAAGTCTCCGCTGACGGGGACGGTCACCGACTCCCATCACGGCGGCTGGTCCGGCGCGCGGCTCAAGTGGGCGGGGCTCGACGGCATCCTGCTCGACGGCGAGAGCGACGACCCCGTCTACCTGCTCGTCGAGGACGGCGAGGTCGAGGTACGCGACGCCTCCCACCTCTGGGGCCAGGGCGTCCACGACACGATCGATGATCTCGGCGAGGAGGTCGAAGGGTCGGTCGGCAAGAACCTCTCCGTGATGGCGATCGGGCAGGGCGGCGAGAACGGCGTCCGCTACGCCTGCGTCATCAACGAGGACGACCGGGCGTCGGGCCGCGGCGGCACGGGCGCCGTGATGGGCGCGAAGAACGTGAAGGCCGTCGTCGTGAAGGGCGGCACCGACATGCCGAAGCCCGCCGACTCGGAGACGTTCCAGGAGGGCTACCAGCAGGCGATGGAGGTCATCCGGGAGTCGGACGTCACCGCGCCCAACGAGGGCGGGCTCTCGATGTACGGCACCAACGTCCTGATGAACGCGACCGAGGAGATGGACGGCCTCCCGACGAAGAACGCGCAGCACACGTCGACGGAGGCGTACAGCGAGACCGACGGGATCGACGTCCAGGCCGAGCGCGTCTCCGGCGAGAACGTCCGCGAGAACATCCTCGTCGACGAGCCGACGTGTCACTCCTGTCCGGTCGCCTGTAAGAAGGAGGTCGAGGTCGACGTCACCCACAAGGGCGAGGACCTGAACGTCCGCATGGAGTCGTACGAGTACGAGTCCGCGTGGGCGCTCGGCCCGAACTCCGGTCACGACGACCGCGACGAGATCGCGGTCATGCTCGACCGGTGTAACGACCTCGGCATCGACACGATCGAGGCCGGGAACATGATGGCGATGGCGATGGAGATGAGCGAGGAGGGCAAACTCGAGGGCGTCGGTCACCTCGACTGGGGCGACTCCGAGACGATGATCGACCTCCTCGACGAGATCGGCCACCGCTCGTCGGACCTCGGCGACCTTCTCGCGGAGGGGCCCGAGCGCGTCGCCGACGCGAAGGACGCGCACGGCAACAAGCTCTCCGTCAAGGGTCAGACGATGGCCGCCTACGACCCGCGCTGCATGAAGGGGATGGGGATCGCGTACGCGACCTCCAACCGCGGCGCGTGCCACCTGCGCGGCTACACGCCGGCCGCCGAGATCCTCGGGATCCCGGAGAAGGTCGACCCGTACGAGTGGGAGGGCAAAGGCGAGCTCACCGCCACCTTCCAGGACCTGCACGCGGTGTCGGACTCGTTCGACATCTGCAAGTTCAGCGCGTTCGCCGAGGGGATCGAGGAGTACGTGCTCCAGTACAACGGCATGACCGGCCGCGACCTCTCCGAGGACGAGCTGTTCGAGGCGGGCGAGCGGGTGTACAACCTCGAACGCTACTTCAACAACCTCGCCGGCTTCGACGGCGCGGACGACACGCTGCCGAACCGCTTCATCGAGGGGCACCCGGACGCCATCCCCGGCACGGGCGCCAGCGAGGGCGAGCTGGTCGAGCTCGACGAGATGAAGGCGGAGTACTACGAGACCCGCGACTGGGTCGACGGCGTCGTCCCCGACGAGAAGCTCGAGGAGCTCGGGATCGACATCGGCCCGGGTACCGGCGTCTCCGCCGGCGACTCCGCGGCTCCGGCCGACGACTGA
- a CDS encoding AzlD domain-containing protein: MTGALPAVSSPRVWLAIVLIGVATYGFRLSFIHLFGRIDEVPPRIKRPLRYVPPAVLAALVLPDLVTLGPSVTATLLDERLIAGAVAGVVAWRTENVFATIAVGMGVLWLFRFVVFA; encoded by the coding sequence GTGACGGGCGCGCTTCCCGCCGTAAGCTCCCCGCGCGTCTGGCTCGCTATCGTCCTCATCGGGGTCGCCACGTACGGCTTCCGGCTCTCCTTTATCCACCTGTTCGGCCGGATCGACGAGGTGCCGCCCCGGATAAAGCGTCCCCTGCGCTACGTCCCCCCGGCGGTGCTCGCCGCGCTCGTCCTCCCGGATCTGGTAACGCTGGGCCCCTCCGTCACCGCGACGCTCCTCGACGAGCGGCTGATCGCGGGCGCCGTCGCCGGCGTCGTCGCGTGGCGCACCGAGAACGTGTTCGCGACCATCGCGGTCGGGATGGGCGTCCTGTGGCTGTTCCGGTTCGTCGTCTTCGCGTGA
- a CDS encoding AzlC family ABC transporter permease yields MSDSLLDGDLWAGVRDVSPLMLGIVPFALVAGIAAVDAGLGLAEAVGMSVIVFAGASQLAALDLLGADAPLAVVVGTAVVINVRMVMYSASIAPYFAEYGRRLRAGLAYLLTDQAYALSVAEFDEDPGRSRWRYYLGAAASLWVVWQIGTVVGVVVGAGVPDAWGLTFAVPLVFLALLVPAMKDRPTTAAGVAAGAVAVVAAGLPLNLGLLVGAITGIVVGLAVEVIGE; encoded by the coding sequence GTGAGCGACTCCCTCCTCGACGGCGACCTCTGGGCCGGCGTGCGGGACGTGTCGCCGCTGATGCTCGGCATCGTCCCGTTCGCGCTCGTCGCCGGCATCGCCGCGGTCGACGCCGGCCTCGGCCTCGCGGAGGCGGTCGGCATGTCGGTGATCGTGTTCGCCGGGGCCTCCCAGCTCGCCGCGCTCGACCTGCTCGGGGCGGACGCGCCGCTCGCGGTCGTGGTCGGCACGGCGGTCGTGATCAACGTCCGGATGGTGATGTACTCGGCCTCCATCGCGCCGTACTTCGCGGAGTACGGCCGCCGGCTCCGGGCCGGCCTCGCGTACCTGCTCACCGACCAGGCGTACGCGCTCTCGGTCGCGGAGTTCGACGAGGACCCCGGGCGTAGCCGCTGGCGCTACTACCTCGGCGCGGCCGCGTCGCTGTGGGTGGTCTGGCAGATCGGGACGGTCGTCGGCGTCGTCGTCGGCGCCGGCGTCCCCGACGCGTGGGGACTCACCTTCGCGGTGCCGCTCGTCTTCCTCGCGCTCCTCGTCCCCGCGATGAAAGACCGGCCGACCACGGCCGCGGGCGTCGCAGCCGGCGCGGTCGCGGTCGTCGCCGCCGGGCTCCCGCTGAACCTCGGACTGCTCGTCGGGGCGATCACGGGCATCGTCGTCGGCCTCGCGGTGGAGGTGATCGGCGAGTGA
- a CDS encoding RNA methyltransferase yields the protein MSGGDEGAVSEGDASADSGDPADSGDPADSGDSADSTDSDRSARRKPVVVVVEPETPGNVGTIARAMKNFGLSELKLVDPPELKEDGEAYGFAGHAREDVLPNAEEVTFDEVVANYHTVGTTAITGEDDRSHERFPFKTPAELRESLQTVDAPTAIVFGREGRGLNNEELSRLDEVCSIPADDDYPVLNLGQAATVLLYELRDLTVDETQLPDTAVTRAPEADLERFHEFFGEFLEATGQREHQVEKNALLMRRLLGRAHPTEREVHSLLGTFRKANAKLEHAEHLAAKYDEPVYPRER from the coding sequence ATGAGCGGCGGGGACGAGGGCGCGGTCAGCGAGGGCGACGCGAGCGCCGATTCCGGTGACCCGGCCGATTCCGGTGACCCGGCCGACTCCGGTGACTCGGCAGACTCCACGGATTCCGACCGCTCGGCCCGCCGCAAGCCGGTCGTGGTCGTCGTCGAGCCGGAGACCCCCGGCAACGTCGGCACCATCGCCCGCGCGATGAAGAACTTCGGCCTCTCCGAGCTCAAGCTGGTCGATCCGCCCGAGCTGAAGGAGGACGGCGAGGCGTACGGCTTCGCCGGCCACGCCCGCGAGGACGTGCTCCCGAACGCCGAGGAGGTGACCTTCGACGAGGTCGTCGCGAACTACCACACGGTCGGGACCACGGCGATCACCGGCGAGGACGACCGGAGCCACGAGCGCTTCCCGTTCAAGACCCCCGCCGAGCTCCGGGAGTCGCTGCAGACCGTCGACGCGCCGACCGCGATCGTCTTCGGCCGCGAGGGCCGCGGGCTCAACAACGAGGAGCTCTCGCGGCTCGACGAGGTGTGCTCGATCCCCGCGGACGACGATTACCCGGTGTTGAACCTCGGCCAGGCCGCGACCGTCCTCCTCTACGAGCTCCGCGATCTCACCGTCGACGAGACGCAGCTCCCGGATACGGCGGTCACGCGGGCCCCCGAGGCCGACCTGGAGCGCTTCCACGAGTTCTTCGGCGAGTTCCTGGAGGCGACCGGCCAGCGCGAGCATCAGGTCGAGAAGAACGCGCTGCTGATGCGGCGGCTGCTCGGGCGCGCGCACCCGACCGAACGCGAGGTTCACTCGCTGCTGGGCACGTTCCGCAAGGCGAACGCGAAACTGGAGCACGCCGAGCACCTCGCCGCGAAGTACGACGAACCCGTCTACCCGCGGGAGCGATAG
- a CDS encoding DUF192 domain-containing protein, whose protein sequence is MRRRNLLAAIGAGSIGALAGCAGATPAGTDPDGGEGADPATDWPSGAYADYATTDVEARTADGDLLGTVTAAVAETGDQRRLGLSDAETLPEDAGMLFVFPAPQDSLTFVMREMDFGIDIVYADAEGTVVEIHNAPEPGPNEDGSEQEYPGSGRYVLEVPYKWTDRHGVETGDELAFEL, encoded by the coding sequence ATGCGACGCCGGAACCTGCTGGCCGCGATCGGTGCGGGCTCGATCGGCGCACTCGCCGGCTGTGCGGGGGCCACTCCGGCCGGAACCGACCCCGACGGCGGCGAGGGAGCGGACCCCGCGACCGACTGGCCGTCCGGCGCCTACGCCGACTACGCGACGACCGACGTCGAGGCTCGAACCGCCGACGGCGACCTCCTCGGGACGGTGACCGCGGCGGTCGCCGAGACCGGCGATCAGCGACGCCTCGGACTCAGCGACGCGGAGACGCTCCCCGAGGATGCCGGCATGCTGTTCGTCTTCCCGGCGCCGCAGGACTCGCTCACGTTCGTCATGCGCGAGATGGACTTCGGGATCGACATCGTCTACGCCGACGCCGAGGGGACGGTCGTCGAGATCCACAACGCGCCGGAACCGGGGCCGAACGAGGACGGCAGCGAGCAGGAGTACCCCGGATCGGGTCGGTACGTGCTGGAAGTTCCTTATAAATGGACCGACCGCCACGGCGTCGAAACCGGCGACGAGCTGGCGTTCGAGCTGTGA
- a CDS encoding ATP-binding protein, whose translation MLQNLGTVGQIYLAVFALSGLVCFAAIGRARKFQDPDVRRGLVGLLATAGGWALLRAAGFLLPDPFRVPAYIVGLAIGFATVWAWLYFCSAYSGRMYHRNKSLRRVSAAIFLVVVSVKVTNPIHGAYFTARQASTPFAHLAVEHNVLHWTATGLSYALSAVGLFIIFQLFFESEYDTGPLSALSALIGLPVVLDITAQFTPLLINIIYAPIGVAVFAVGVLFVFERRFLAVQRASFGDDLSIYLDERGRIRDYSATVREVLPELDESRGDRLSETVPSVAEALESDDQILERERSDELRYYFVSTSTTSLGDTGAQIVLLSDVTQTERQRRQLAEREAEINEQNELYRGVIDASFGFVFRIDKQGRFTFASPSVEEFLGYSPAELEGQPVSITLPNEATIERAWNEIEPIFDGKRNMVRDFPLETKAGATVFTDVRGVPIYEGSVPADERTTEDIVGIQLMVRDATKRREREGLISVINRVLRHNMRNKMGIITGYAEMLEGRLSGGDAEKATQIRDTADQLLDLTESAQRLEEYRELSPDLEPVDIVPMLEDTVSELQMQYPEASVTIDAPDAVVVDTHERLKTALWEVVENAAKHGGDPPVVEIDVTDTEAGVTIAVRDNGPGIPEIERDVLQSNVETPLVHGEGLGLWLIHWIVTSLDGELKTTAGGEGTTVTIRLPKAS comes from the coding sequence GTGTTACAGAATCTCGGCACCGTCGGGCAAATATATCTCGCTGTCTTCGCGCTCAGCGGACTCGTCTGTTTCGCCGCCATCGGTCGGGCGCGGAAGTTTCAGGACCCCGACGTCCGCCGCGGACTGGTGGGGCTGCTCGCCACCGCCGGCGGGTGGGCGCTCCTCAGAGCCGCCGGGTTCCTGCTCCCCGATCCGTTCCGCGTGCCGGCGTACATCGTCGGACTCGCCATCGGGTTCGCCACCGTCTGGGCGTGGCTCTACTTCTGTTCCGCCTACTCCGGACGGATGTACCACCGCAACAAGTCGTTGCGACGTGTGAGTGCGGCCATCTTTCTCGTCGTCGTTTCGGTCAAAGTCACGAACCCCATTCACGGGGCGTACTTCACGGCGCGGCAGGCGTCGACGCCGTTCGCCCACCTCGCGGTGGAACACAACGTGCTCCACTGGACCGCGACAGGCCTGTCGTACGCGCTGTCGGCGGTGGGACTGTTCATCATCTTCCAGCTCTTCTTCGAATCGGAGTACGACACCGGGCCCCTCAGCGCGCTCTCGGCCCTGATCGGGCTCCCGGTCGTGCTCGACATCACCGCTCAGTTCACGCCGCTGCTCATCAACATCATCTACGCGCCCATCGGGGTGGCGGTGTTCGCGGTCGGTGTGCTGTTCGTCTTCGAACGCCGCTTCCTCGCGGTCCAGCGGGCGTCGTTCGGTGACGACCTCTCCATCTATCTCGACGAGCGGGGACGGATCCGCGATTACTCGGCGACCGTCAGGGAGGTGTTACCGGAACTCGACGAGTCGAGGGGCGACCGGCTCTCCGAGACCGTTCCGTCGGTCGCCGAGGCCCTCGAGAGCGACGACCAGATACTCGAACGGGAGCGGTCCGACGAACTGCGGTACTACTTCGTCTCGACGAGCACCACCTCGCTCGGTGACACCGGAGCGCAGATCGTATTACTGTCGGACGTGACCCAGACGGAGCGCCAGCGCCGCCAACTCGCCGAACGCGAGGCCGAGATCAACGAGCAGAACGAGCTCTATCGGGGCGTCATCGACGCCAGTTTCGGCTTCGTCTTCCGGATCGACAAGCAGGGCCGGTTCACATTCGCCTCGCCGTCAGTGGAGGAGTTCCTCGGCTACTCGCCGGCGGAACTCGAGGGGCAACCGGTTTCGATCACGCTCCCAAACGAGGCGACGATCGAACGGGCGTGGAACGAGATCGAGCCGATCTTCGACGGCAAACGCAACATGGTGCGGGACTTTCCGCTGGAGACGAAAGCCGGGGCGACCGTGTTCACGGACGTGCGCGGTGTTCCCATTTACGAGGGGAGCGTTCCCGCCGACGAGCGAACGACGGAGGACATCGTGGGCATCCAGTTGATGGTGCGTGACGCGACGAAGCGCCGGGAGCGCGAGGGCCTCATCAGCGTCATCAACCGCGTGCTGCGTCACAACATGCGGAACAAGATGGGAATCATCACCGGGTACGCGGAGATGCTCGAAGGCCGACTCAGCGGCGGGGACGCCGAGAAAGCGACGCAGATCAGGGACACGGCCGACCAGTTGCTCGACCTGACCGAGTCGGCCCAGCGTCTCGAGGAGTACCGGGAGCTGTCGCCCGACCTCGAACCGGTCGACATCGTCCCGATGCTCGAGGACACCGTCTCGGAGCTGCAGATGCAGTACCCCGAGGCGTCGGTGACCATCGACGCCCCCGACGCCGTCGTGGTTGACACCCACGAGCGTCTCAAAACGGCGCTGTGGGAGGTCGTCGAAAACGCCGCGAAACACGGCGGCGACCCGCCCGTCGTCGAGATCGACGTGACGGACACCGAGGCGGGGGTGACGATCGCCGTGAGGGACAACGGGCCGGGGATCCCCGAAATAGAACGGGACGTCCTGCAGTCGAACGTGGAGACGCCGCTGGTTCACGGCGAGGGCCTCGGTCTGTGGCTGATCCACTGGATCGTCACCAGCCTCGACGGCGAACTCAAAACGACGGCGGGGGGCGAGGGCACGACGGTCACGATCCGCCTCCCGAAAGCGTCGTGA
- the folP gene encoding dihydropteroate synthase translates to MRNVDAAGLGIGDDHPPRIMGVLNVSAESPYDPSVYDDPGEAAEYVDEELIGEGADIVDVGLESANKDLDVLSAEQELDRLDTAVETLESTSGDAVWSIETRYHEVADEALSRGFDMVNDICGFADPEMPRVCSEHDAAVSKMASPPDLERPGAIEDVDWAARSAASPERSWSYADDIYEALSMNGFTDKTILDPAFGGWSEAKTHADDRETLRRLREFRGYGRPLLVSINRKSFLKTIAGRTTEEALPVSLAATSMAVERGAHVIRTHDVAETRDAALVGAEFARNRVRSGRDAGDVAVEELDVTTAREAERHLDRLDADRDAAAEAVVRTYELTGLPEPAVGALRAATAGAEGVDGAEFALAAEADAAAPGPAADPPSATDGGAPDTSDARDAAETGAAGLLICTPAGRRALIDRVSGVSDPLDAALVATDAGSK, encoded by the coding sequence ATGCGAAACGTGGACGCCGCGGGGCTCGGGATCGGCGACGACCACCCCCCTCGGATCATGGGCGTGCTCAACGTCTCCGCGGAGTCGCCGTACGACCCGAGCGTGTACGACGACCCGGGCGAGGCCGCCGAGTACGTCGACGAGGAGCTGATCGGCGAGGGCGCCGACATCGTCGATGTCGGCCTCGAATCGGCCAACAAGGACCTCGACGTGCTGTCCGCCGAACAGGAGCTGGACCGGCTCGACACCGCGGTCGAGACCCTCGAATCGACCTCGGGCGACGCCGTCTGGTCGATCGAGACCCGCTACCACGAGGTCGCCGACGAGGCGCTCTCGCGCGGGTTCGACATGGTCAACGACATCTGCGGGTTCGCCGACCCCGAGATGCCCCGCGTCTGCAGCGAGCACGACGCCGCCGTCTCGAAGATGGCCTCGCCGCCGGACTTGGAGCGACCGGGGGCGATCGAAGATGTCGACTGGGCGGCGCGAAGCGCCGCAAGTCCAGAGCGTAGCTGGAGCTACGCGGACGACATCTACGAGGCGCTCTCGATGAACGGGTTCACCGACAAGACGATCCTCGACCCCGCCTTCGGCGGCTGGTCCGAGGCGAAGACCCACGCCGATGACCGCGAGACGCTCCGCCGGCTCCGGGAGTTCCGGGGGTACGGCCGGCCGCTGCTCGTCTCGATCAACCGCAAGAGCTTCCTGAAGACGATCGCCGGGCGGACCACGGAGGAGGCGCTGCCCGTCTCGCTGGCGGCCACGTCGATGGCGGTCGAGCGCGGCGCGCACGTGATCCGCACCCACGACGTCGCGGAGACCCGCGACGCGGCGCTCGTCGGCGCCGAATTCGCCCGGAACCGGGTCCGCTCGGGGCGCGACGCGGGCGACGTCGCCGTCGAGGAGCTCGACGTGACGACCGCGCGTGAGGCCGAGCGCCACCTCGACCGGCTCGACGCCGACCGCGACGCGGCCGCTGAGGCCGTCGTTCGCACCTACGAGCTCACCGGCCTCCCGGAGCCGGCGGTCGGCGCGCTCCGGGCCGCGACCGCGGGGGCGGAGGGCGTCGACGGCGCGGAGTTCGCCCTCGCGGCCGAAGCCGATGCGGCGGCGCCCGGCCCGGCCGCCGACCCGCCCTCCGCGACCGACGGCGGCGCTCCGGACACGAGCGACGCCCGAGATGCCGCCGAGACCGGCGCTGCGGGCCTCCTTATTTGTACCCCGGCCGGGCGAAGAGCGCTGATAGACCGGGTTTCGGGGGTTTCCGACCCGCTCGACGCAGCGCTCGTAGCGACCGACGCGGGCTCAAAGTAA
- a CDS encoding 6-hydroxymethylpterin diphosphokinase MptE-like protein — translation MNFETFEPMYEAILADFGFERAADERARDVAAELATPFPLDRLGDWRGATVAVAGAAPRLVADVEIARDADVVVAASTAADVLRDRGVAVDCMVTDLDKNPETAAALTREGVPVAAHAHGDNVPAVREWLPRFADEWTLATTQAAPQGPVVNTGGFTDGDRAAFLADHVGAGRLVFPGWAFDDPDVDPMKARKLDWAARLLRWLERRRDERFGVLDGRREATDAALDPILSGRG, via the coding sequence GTGAACTTCGAGACGTTCGAGCCGATGTACGAGGCGATCCTCGCGGACTTCGGCTTCGAGCGCGCCGCGGACGAGCGCGCCCGCGACGTCGCCGCCGAGCTGGCGACGCCCTTCCCGCTCGATAGGCTCGGTGACTGGCGCGGCGCGACCGTCGCGGTCGCCGGCGCCGCGCCGCGACTCGTCGCCGACGTCGAAATCGCCCGCGACGCCGACGTCGTCGTCGCCGCCTCGACCGCCGCCGACGTCCTCCGCGACCGGGGGGTCGCCGTCGACTGCATGGTGACCGACCTCGACAAGAACCCGGAGACTGCGGCGGCGCTGACCCGCGAGGGCGTGCCGGTCGCGGCGCACGCGCACGGCGACAACGTCCCCGCCGTTCGCGAGTGGCTCCCGCGGTTCGCCGACGAGTGGACGCTGGCGACGACGCAGGCGGCGCCCCAGGGACCGGTCGTCAACACGGGCGGATTCACCGATGGCGACCGCGCAGCCTTCCTCGCCGACCACGTCGGCGCGGGGCGGCTCGTCTTCCCCGGGTGGGCGTTCGACGACCCCGACGTCGACCCGATGAAGGCGCGGAAGCTCGACTGGGCCGCCCGCCTGCTGCGCTGGCTCGAACGGCGCCGCGACGAGCGGTTCGGCGTTCTCGACGGGCGGCGAGAAGCGACGGACGCGGCGCTCGACCCGATCCTGTCCGGTCGCGGCTAG
- a CDS encoding creatininase family protein: MYLADHTWPELAAELSDGTVALVPLGSTEQHGPHLPLATDHLIAEALASAAAEEADVVRTPTINVGVSPHHRQFPGTMWVDPPEFRDYVEGFTRNLAYHGIDRVVYVNAHGGNVQHLREVGRRLHQDGTTYALEWMWDESIPELVDELFEHNGPHAGPKETAMITHIAPELVREDQFRNARDDGLVHLDDSDAVVHGARTFYDSVDNSANGAFGDPTDVTPEKAERLFEAATDQLVQLVEWLEARDREELLPKARVESSPY; this comes from the coding sequence ATGTATCTCGCCGACCACACATGGCCGGAACTCGCGGCGGAGCTGTCCGACGGCACCGTCGCCCTCGTCCCGCTCGGCTCCACCGAACAGCACGGCCCGCACCTCCCGCTGGCGACCGACCATCTGATCGCCGAGGCGCTCGCGAGCGCCGCCGCCGAGGAGGCCGACGTCGTCCGCACCCCGACGATCAACGTGGGCGTCAGCCCCCACCACCGCCAGTTCCCGGGGACGATGTGGGTCGACCCGCCGGAGTTCCGGGACTACGTCGAGGGGTTCACCCGGAACCTCGCGTACCACGGGATCGACCGCGTCGTCTACGTGAACGCCCACGGCGGCAACGTCCAGCACCTCCGCGAGGTCGGCCGGCGGCTCCACCAGGACGGGACGACGTACGCGCTCGAGTGGATGTGGGACGAGTCGATCCCGGAGCTGGTCGACGAGCTGTTCGAGCACAACGGCCCGCACGCGGGGCCGAAGGAGACCGCCATGATCACCCACATCGCCCCGGAACTCGTCCGCGAGGACCAGTTCAGGAACGCCCGCGACGACGGGTTGGTTCACCTCGACGACTCCGACGCGGTCGTCCACGGCGCCCGGACCTTCTACGACTCGGTCGACAACTCCGCGAACGGCGCGTTCGGCGACCCGACCGACGTGACCCCGGAGAAGGCCGAGCGGCTGTTCGAGGCGGCCACCGACCAGCTCGTGCAGCTCGTCGAGTGGCTGGAGGCCCGCGACCGCGAGGAACTGCTGCCGAAAGCGCGCGTCGAGTCGTCGCCGTACTAG
- a CDS encoding nascent polypeptide-associated complex protein yields MFGGGGMNPRKMKQMMKQMGIDVEELDAERVVIETADGDLVFDGAQVTKMDAQGQETYQIVGSPEEVDDAGARGGPSAVEGGSTDAAGEIDEADAGIPDEDVALVAERAGVPQSTAREALEDNDGDLAAAIAELE; encoded by the coding sequence ATGTTTGGAGGCGGCGGCATGAACCCGCGGAAGATGAAACAGATGATGAAACAGATGGGGATCGACGTCGAGGAGCTCGACGCCGAGCGGGTCGTCATCGAGACGGCCGACGGCGACCTCGTCTTCGACGGCGCTCAGGTCACCAAGATGGACGCGCAGGGCCAGGAGACCTACCAGATCGTCGGCTCGCCTGAGGAGGTCGACGACGCGGGCGCCCGCGGGGGTCCCTCCGCGGTCGAGGGCGGGTCCACCGACGCGGCCGGCGAGATCGACGAGGCCGACGCCGGTATCCCCGACGAGGACGTGGCACTCGTCGCCGAGCGCGCGGGCGTGCCGCAGTCCACGGCCCGCGAGGCTCTCGAAGACAACGACGGCGACCTCGCGGCCGCGATCGCGGAGCTGGAGTGA
- a CDS encoding tRNA (adenine-N1)-methyltransferase, with protein MTDAAYLLVHEDREYLLEPGEEFGTDLGVLEVPDDVAGGDTVETHLGTEFAVRELRGPDLFNHLERTGAPMMPRDVGLVMGHTGASSGDRVLDAGTGTGILAAYLGRAGADVTTYEVDDEFADVARANMATAGVADRVEVRTGDLTEELDGLAEVEPFDALTLDTGDAPAVVERADELLVSGGCLAVYSPFVEGTREAVLAAREAGLDGIETLETIQREMDFSDRGSRPSTAGVGHTGYLVFARAP; from the coding sequence GTGACGGACGCCGCGTACCTGCTCGTCCACGAGGACCGGGAGTACCTGCTGGAGCCCGGCGAGGAGTTCGGCACCGACCTCGGCGTGCTCGAGGTCCCCGACGACGTCGCCGGCGGCGACACGGTCGAGACCCACCTCGGCACCGAGTTCGCGGTCCGCGAGCTCCGCGGCCCGGACCTGTTCAACCACCTCGAACGCACCGGCGCGCCGATGATGCCGCGCGACGTGGGGCTCGTGATGGGCCACACCGGCGCGTCCAGCGGCGACCGCGTCCTCGACGCCGGCACCGGAACGGGGATCCTCGCCGCCTATCTCGGTCGGGCCGGCGCCGACGTGACCACCTACGAGGTCGACGACGAGTTCGCCGACGTCGCCCGCGCCAACATGGCGACCGCGGGCGTCGCCGACCGCGTCGAGGTCCGGACCGGCGACCTCACCGAGGAGCTGGACGGGCTCGCCGAGGTGGAGCCGTTCGACGCGCTCACGCTGGACACCGGCGACGCGCCGGCCGTCGTCGAGCGCGCCGACGAACTGCTCGTCTCGGGCGGCTGTCTCGCCGTCTACTCGCCGTTCGTCGAGGGCACCCGCGAGGCGGTCCTCGCCGCGCGCGAGGCCGGCCTCGACGGCATCGAAACGCTGGAGACGATCCAGCGCGAGATGGACTTCTCCGACCGCGGTTCCCGTCCCTCCACCGCGGGCGTCGGCCACACCGGCTACCTCGTCTTCGCGCGGGCGCCCTGA